From Ananas comosus cultivar F153 linkage group 8, ASM154086v1, whole genome shotgun sequence, one genomic window encodes:
- the LOC109714356 gene encoding deoxyribodipyrimidine photo-lyase isoform X2: MCPAIPASSPVHPNRIRILSPGPPGPPSAGPVVYWMFRDQRLRDNWALLHAAHLAAAASAPLAVAFALFPGPPFLLGARARHLLFMLRSLRRLLLLSPFPFFLLLHSPPSHSLPALLRRLSASALVADFSPLRPFRSALDHIVRSVGADVAVHQVDAHNVVPVWAASDHLEYSARTLRSKIHRLLPEYLVEFPELPAPAIPWTGEKPLEIDWDELFTDINREVGDAPEITWCEPGEDAAMETLLGTNDGFLTKRIRNYDTDRNDPTKPRGLSGLSPYLHFGQISAQRCALEARARRSSNPKAVDAFLEELIVRRELADNFCYYQPKYDSLDGAWEWARKTLMEHAVDKREHIYTREQLEKAQTADPLWNASQLEMVYHGKMHGFMRMYWAKKILEWTNKPEEALSIAIYLNDKAMEPDPMSDSCAKIPSLQS, translated from the exons ATGTGTCCGGCCATACCCGCTTCGAGCCCGGTCCACCCGAACCGGATCCGCATACTCTCTCCGGGCCCACCCGGCCCCCCGTCCGCCGGCCCCGTGGTCTACTGGATGTTCCGCGACCAGCGGCTCCGCGACAACTGGGCGCTGCTCCACGCGgcccacctcgccgccgccgcctccgcgccGCTCGCCGTCGCCTTCGCCCTCTTCCCCGGCCCCCCCTTCCTCCTCGGCGCCCGCGCCCGCCACCTCCTCTTCATGCTCCgctccctccgccgcctcctcctcctctcccccttccccttcttcctcctcctccattcCCCACCTTCCCACTCCCTccccgccctcctccgccgcctctccgCCTCCGCCCTCGTCGCCGACTTCTCCCCCCTCCGCCCCTTCCGCTCCGCTCTCGACCACATCGTCCGATCCGTCGGCGCCGACGTCGCCGTCCACCAG GTCGATGCACACAACGTGGTGCCTGTCTGGGCCGCCTCTGACCACCTCGAGTACTCTGCCAGGACCCTCCGCTCCAAGATCCACCGGTTGTTGCCGGAGTACCTTGTGGAGTTCCCTGAGCTCCCAGCCCCTGCCATACCCTGGACCGGCGAGAAGCCTCTGGAAATCGACTGGGATGAGCTCTTCACTGATATCAATCG GGAAGTAGGGGATGCGCCTGAGATCACGTGGTGTGAGCCAGGAGAGGATGCGGCGATGGAGACGCTATTGGGGACCAACGATGGGTTTCTTACGAAGAGGATAAGGAATTATGATACCGATCGGAATGATCCGACAAAGCCAAGGGGGTTATCAGGGCTCTCACCCTACCTTCACTTTGGGCAGATCTCGGCCCAACGATGTGCTCTCGAGGCACGGGCTCGCAGGAGTTCTAATCCAAAG GCAGTTGATGCATTCTTGGAGGAGTTGATAGTGAGAAGGGAGTTAGCAGACAACTTTTGCTATTACCAGCCTAAGTACGACTCATTGGATGGTGCATGGGAGTGGGCTCGCAAGACTTTAATGGAGCACGCTGTGGATAAAAGAGAGCACATCTATAC GAGAGAGCAGTTGGAGAAAGCACAAACTGCTGATCCT CTTTGGAATGCATCACAGTTGGAGATGGTTTATCATGGAAAAATGCATGGATTCATGCG GATGTATTGGGCCAAGAAAATTTTAGAATGGACAAATAAACCTGAAGAAGCACTTTCTATCGCAATATACTTGAATGACAAG GCAATGGAACCAGATCCCATGTCTGATTCTTGCGCAAAGATTCCATCTCTTCAATCATAG